Below is a genomic region from Pedobacter cryoconitis.
TTCGGTGGATATTTCAGCAGTAACAGTTCGACTATTCCTGCGGCCATGGCTACAGGTAACCTGACTTTAAGGCCATTTTCTATTGTCACTGAGCTGCTGTTTGATGAACACAAGCAAAAGGCTAAAGGGGTACGGGTAATTGATACTTTAAGCAATGAAGTTCATGAGTTTTATGCGAAGATTGTTTTTGTCAATGCTTCTACTATTGCGACTGCGGGCTTATTACTGAATTCTGTTTCTTCGAGGTTTCCTGATGGATTCGGTAACGGAAGCGGACAGCTAGGTCATAATTTGATGGATCACCACTCTTCGGCGGGCGCGTACGGGGTACATGAAGCTTATACCGATCAGTACTATAAAGGAAGAAGGCCTTGCGGATTTTTGATCCCGAGATACAGAAACCTTCAGGACGATAAAAGCCTGAATTTTAAAAGAGGGTATAATATCCAGGGACATGGCGAGCGTCAGGAATGGATGGATAAAGCACAAAGTATCGACGGGTTTGGCGAAGATTTCAAAGCGCAGCTCACTACACCAGGCCCATGGACGATCTGGATGGCCGGATGGGGGGAATGCCTGCCTTACTTTGATAATAAAGTTTCGCTGGATAACTTCCAGAAAGATAAATGGGGACAGCCTTTACTTAAAATTGATTTTGCTTTCCGTGAAAATGAGCATAACATGATGACTGATATTCAGCAAACTTCTGCTGAAATGTTTGAAAAAGCGGGTTTCAAGAATATTGATACTTTTAATTATAACAAACCAGGCGGCTCAACCATTCATGAAATGGGAACTGCCCGTATGGGACATGACCCCAAAACATCTGTTTTAAACAAGTTTAACCAGATGCATGAGGCAAAGAATGTTTTTATTACGGATGGCAGCTGTATGACTTCTTCTGCTTGTCAGAATCCATCGTTAACTTATATGGCCTTAACTGCAAGAGCAAGTCAGTTTGCTTATGAGCAATTAAAGAAGGGTGAGTTGTAAGGTGGGTTATTTAAGACCCACCAGGTTTCTGAGTTTTTCCAGAATGTTATAGAATTTCTTTAAATATCTTGAACTTTCACC
It encodes:
- a CDS encoding GMC oxidoreductase; this encodes MYISDKNKQLNTYDAIVIGSGISGGWAAMELCKKGLKTLLLERGRDVKHVVDYPTAMLNPWDFKAGLNNTIKDRETDPVQSTAYSPADKHFYVSDAEHPYVQEKPFNWYRGYQVGGRSLTWGRQCYRLSDLDFEANHKDGFGVDWPIRYKDLEQWYSYAESFIGVSGNRENLPQLPDGEFLTPMELNCIEKHLGDSIRKHDEHRLLTIARVANLTRGWDHRGPCQNRNLCNRGCPFGGYFSSNSSTIPAAMATGNLTLRPFSIVTELLFDEHKQKAKGVRVIDTLSNEVHEFYAKIVFVNASTIATAGLLLNSVSSRFPDGFGNGSGQLGHNLMDHHSSAGAYGVHEAYTDQYYKGRRPCGFLIPRYRNLQDDKSLNFKRGYNIQGHGERQEWMDKAQSIDGFGEDFKAQLTTPGPWTIWMAGWGECLPYFDNKVSLDNFQKDKWGQPLLKIDFAFRENEHNMMTDIQQTSAEMFEKAGFKNIDTFNYNKPGGSTIHEMGTARMGHDPKTSVLNKFNQMHEAKNVFITDGSCMTSSACQNPSLTYMALTARASQFAYEQLKKGEL